Proteins co-encoded in one Campylobacter concisus genomic window:
- a CDS encoding DUF2809 domain-containing protein, which yields MRHGLRARLPFLVVAIVILAIEIFIAVFVKGGFVRHYLGDVLVAVMLYAFGRAIFKTAPKILAFEIFIFSLFIEILQYFKVLEILDIHNLIIRIVFGGTFDVSDIACYALGCLLAYLIDVICFLQKYKSPKI from the coding sequence ATGAGACATGGCTTGCGAGCTAGATTGCCCTTTTTAGTCGTAGCAATCGTGATTTTAGCAATCGAAATTTTTATCGCAGTTTTTGTCAAAGGTGGCTTCGTGCGCCATTATTTGGGTGATGTGCTAGTTGCGGTGATGCTTTACGCATTTGGACGAGCTATATTTAAAACTGCACCAAAAATTTTAGCATTTGAAATATTTATCTTCTCGCTATTTATAGAAATTTTACAATACTTTAAAGTACTTGAAATTTTAGATATTCATAATTTAATAATACGCATAGTCTTTGGTGGAACATTTGACGTTAGCGACATCGCATGTTACGCGTTGGGCTGCTTGCTGGCTTATTTGATTGATGTCATTTGCTTTCTGCAAAAGTATAAAAGTCCAAAGATATAG
- the dapE gene encoding succinyl-diaminopimelate desuccinylase, with product MIISFLKELLSFRSITPNDAGSLEFIARFLPDFEAKFIEKNGTKNLILSKIYGDGEHLAFAGHVDVVPPGEGWDSEPFTPLEKDGYIYARGAQDMKSGVAAFVYAAKDAKFDGKLSLILTSDEEGDGTYGTPLVLEYLREINDLPKFCVVAEPTCDKEFGDSIKVGRRGSINGKIVIKGVQGHVAYPEKCVNPVNLIAPLLNKIADHDMDAGSEFFSPSKIVITDIRGGMQVCNVTPSELSIMFNVRNSNLTDVNDVESYLREVLKGLDYELSIKQSSKRFLTNKDSKIVKNLIASVTKITGVMPVLNTKGGTSDARHFAEFGVDAIEFGVINDRIHAKNERVSVDEVNKLYEIFKDLIEKF from the coding sequence GTGATAATTAGCTTTTTAAAAGAGCTTTTAAGCTTTCGCTCTATCACACCTAATGATGCTGGAAGCTTAGAATTTATCGCTAGATTTTTGCCTGATTTTGAGGCGAAATTTATAGAAAAAAATGGTACCAAAAATCTCATACTTTCTAAAATTTATGGAGACGGCGAGCATCTAGCTTTTGCAGGACATGTCGATGTCGTACCTCCAGGTGAGGGCTGGGATAGTGAGCCATTTACTCCACTAGAAAAAGATGGCTACATCTACGCAAGAGGTGCACAGGATATGAAAAGTGGCGTGGCTGCTTTTGTTTACGCTGCTAAAGATGCGAAATTTGATGGCAAGCTAAGCCTTATTTTAACAAGCGACGAAGAGGGCGATGGCACATATGGCACGCCTTTAGTACTTGAATATTTGCGCGAAATAAATGATTTGCCAAAATTTTGTGTAGTGGCTGAGCCAACTTGCGATAAAGAATTTGGCGATAGCATAAAAGTTGGCAGACGTGGCTCAATAAATGGCAAGATCGTGATAAAGGGCGTTCAAGGGCACGTGGCGTATCCTGAAAAGTGCGTAAATCCGGTAAATTTGATAGCTCCACTTTTAAATAAAATAGCTGATCACGATATGGACGCTGGGAGCGAGTTTTTTAGTCCAAGCAAGATTGTGATAACTGATATTAGAGGTGGCATGCAAGTTTGCAACGTCACGCCAAGTGAGCTTAGCATAATGTTTAATGTGAGAAACTCAAATTTAACTGACGTAAATGACGTTGAGAGCTATCTTAGAGAGGTCTTAAAAGGGCTTGATTACGAGCTTAGTATAAAGCAAAGCTCAAAGAGATTTTTAACAAACAAAGATAGCAAAATCGTAAAAAATTTAATAGCTTCTGTCACAAAGATCACCGGAGTCATGCCGGTTCTAAATACAAAGGGCGGCACGAGTGATGCAAGGCACTTTGCTGAATTTGGTGTAGATGCGATAGAATTTGGCGTCATAAACGACCGCATACACGCTAAAAACGAGCGAGTTAGTGTTGATGAAGTAAATAAACTTTATGAAATTTTTAAAGATTTGATAGAAAAATTTTAA
- a CDS encoding EAL domain-containing protein has product MSNKDEQTGKNLNITKTIIGLVFVLGSIFLVENLAVFYFKFNNASAENGFNLRKKVDYLTYQYVDYFKNVSKYDVANFQSYINDSAMGDVLLLKDDNKNGYKVVASSDKRIINQEFNDKSCGNIFAHNFQKDYFWAKILPENAAQVCMFVPVGEYILGFKGKVDQRITGAHDEYFFEWLLNNMALTFILSFVGAIVALSTCIWYAVKYIKEKNNYNALKTDAKKQIEELGEKLYIDPMTGLLNKTALVRDINSYENPKVVLIDIDDFGKMNDFYGKFACDQILVKMADLISEFAKDENMKAYCIEADRFALVEDSDSFIDRYEDMVEDLIEIFKGRMLSIVDEDGREIEGIEIHSTIGFALDSDQTLRKATIALKTAKEQDKDYVCYFKGLNQKEEYATQIERSKLIQYATINNNIVPYFQPIVNDQKVPVKYECLIRLLDRGDVISPNVFLDISKRIKRYADLEKQLIKKCFKQLVEDKNLVLSINLSSRDMIDGDVSSLVLNLLNKHNVAGRVVFEIVEDEELKNLERVSNFIERVKSMGAKIAIDDFGSGYSNFSYIIKIKPDYVKIDGSIIKDIDINKDSHSIASAIVAFAKDLGIKTIAEYVHSKEIFEICKEIGVDEFQGFYFGAPERAGS; this is encoded by the coding sequence TTGAGTAACAAGGACGAGCAAACGGGTAAAAATCTAAACATCACTAAAACGATTATAGGTTTAGTGTTTGTTTTGGGAAGTATTTTTTTAGTCGAAAACCTGGCAGTTTTTTATTTTAAATTTAATAATGCTTCTGCTGAAAATGGTTTTAATCTTCGAAAGAAAGTTGATTATTTGACATATCAATATGTTGATTATTTCAAAAATGTCAGCAAATATGATGTCGCAAATTTCCAATCTTACATTAACGATAGTGCTATGGGTGATGTTCTTTTATTAAAGGATGATAATAAAAATGGATACAAGGTCGTAGCGTCTTCAGATAAAAGAATAATAAATCAAGAGTTTAACGACAAAAGCTGTGGAAATATCTTTGCTCATAATTTCCAAAAAGATTATTTTTGGGCAAAAATTTTGCCAGAAAATGCTGCTCAAGTTTGTATGTTTGTGCCAGTTGGAGAGTATATATTAGGCTTTAAAGGAAAGGTCGATCAACGTATTACTGGTGCGCATGATGAGTACTTTTTTGAGTGGCTTTTAAACAATATGGCTTTAACATTTATCTTAAGCTTCGTTGGCGCAATAGTTGCTTTATCTACTTGTATATGGTATGCGGTTAAATATATAAAAGAAAAAAATAACTATAATGCATTAAAAACAGATGCTAAAAAACAGATAGAAGAGCTTGGAGAAAAGCTTTATATCGATCCAATGACTGGACTTTTAAATAAAACAGCATTGGTGCGTGATATTAATAGCTATGAAAATCCTAAAGTAGTGCTTATAGATATTGATGATTTTGGTAAGATGAATGACTTTTACGGTAAATTTGCATGTGATCAGATTTTGGTCAAGATGGCTGATTTGATCAGTGAATTTGCCAAAGATGAGAATATGAAAGCTTACTGCATAGAAGCAGATAGGTTTGCTCTGGTAGAAGATAGCGATAGCTTTATCGATAGATATGAAGATATGGTTGAAGATTTGATAGAAATTTTTAAAGGCCGTATGCTAAGTATAGTCGATGAAGATGGTAGAGAGATAGAAGGTATCGAGATACATAGTACAATAGGCTTTGCTCTTGATAGTGACCAAACACTAAGAAAAGCAACAATAGCGTTAAAAACAGCAAAAGAGCAAGATAAAGACTATGTTTGCTACTTCAAAGGGCTAAATCAAAAAGAGGAATACGCAACTCAAATAGAACGCTCTAAACTGATACAATACGCCACTATAAATAACAATATTGTTCCTTATTTTCAGCCGATAGTTAATGACCAAAAGGTACCTGTAAAATACGAATGCTTGATAAGACTTTTAGATAGAGGCGACGTTATATCACCAAATGTCTTTTTAGATATCTCAAAGCGTATTAAGCGTTATGCTGATCTTGAGAAACAACTCATTAAAAAGTGTTTTAAGCAGCTTGTAGAGGATAAGAATTTAGTACTTTCTATAAATTTAAGCAGTAGAGATATGATTGATGGTGATGTTAGCTCACTTGTTTTAAATTTATTAAATAAACACAATGTTGCTGGCAGAGTAGTATTTGAGATCGTTGAAGATGAAGAGCTTAAAAATTTAGAGAGAGTTTCAAATTTTATCGAGCGTGTAAAAAGCATGGGCGCAAAGATTGCTATTGATGATTTTGGTTCAGGATATTCAAATTTTTCTTACATTATAAAGATTAAGCCTGACTATGTGAAGATCGACGGCTCTATTATAAAAGATATAGACATAAATAAAGATTCACACTCTATCGCAAGTGCGATCGTGGCATTTGCAAAAGACCTTGGTATAAAAACTATTGCTGAATATGTGCATTCAAAAGAGATATTTGAAATCTGTAAAGAAATCGGTGTAGATGAGTTCCAGGGCTTTTACTTTGGTGCACCAGAGCGTGCCGGCTCATAA